One Brassica napus cultivar Da-Ae chromosome C2, Da-Ae, whole genome shotgun sequence DNA window includes the following coding sequences:
- the LOC106383518 gene encoding transcription factor HY5: MQEQATSSLAASSLPSSSERSSSSNPHLEIKEGIESDEEIRRVPEFGGEATGKEASGSANGQDRTQIAVGEGQRKRGRTPAEKETKRLKRLLRNRVSAQQARERKKAYLGELETRVKDLENRNSELDERLSTLQNENHMLRQILKNTTGNKRGGGGGGGSNADASL, from the exons ATGCAGGAGCAAGCGACAAGCTCTTTAGCTGCAAGCTCTCTACCGTCAAGCAGCGAGAGATCATCAAGCTCTAATCCGCATTTGGAGATCAAAGAAG GAATCGAAAGCGATGAGGAGATACGGCGAGTACCGGAGTTCGGAGGAGAAGCTACCGGAAAAGAAGCCTCTGGATCGGCGAACGGTCAGGACAGGACACAGATAGCTGTCGGAGAAGGTCAGAGGAAGCGAGGGAGGACTCCGGCGGAGAAAGAGACCAAGCGGCTAAAGag GTTGTTAAGGAACAGAGTGTCAGCACAGCAAGCAAGAGAGAGGAAGAAAGCTTACTTGGGTGAGTTGGAGACCAGAGTGAAAGACTTAGAGAACAGAAACTCTGAGCTTGATGAGAGACTCTCTACTTTGCAGAACGAGAACCACATGCTTAGACAG ATTCTGAAGAACACAACAGGAAAcaagagaggaggaggaggaggaggtggttcTAACGCTGATGCTAGCCTTTGA